In Maridesulfovibrio frigidus DSM 17176, a genomic segment contains:
- a CDS encoding cupin domain-containing protein: MNNLFSKLDTGTIAGHLTDTSTQNLAWNQHPAFKGVSLKHLVTSTDTDGKFSAHLVKLEPGAKIGDHTHETSWEMHEVAEGSGYCILDGRNIPYEKGVVAILPENTAHLVQAGDEGLFLLAKFIPALL, from the coding sequence ATGAATAATTTATTTTCAAAACTCGACACAGGCACTATTGCCGGCCATTTGACCGACACCTCTACGCAAAACCTTGCATGGAATCAGCATCCTGCTTTTAAAGGAGTTTCGCTCAAACATCTCGTCACGAGCACCGACACCGATGGAAAATTCAGTGCCCATCTGGTAAAACTTGAACCCGGAGCCAAAATCGGTGATCATACCCATGAGACAAGTTGGGAAATGCATGAGGTAGCCGAAGGGTCGGGCTACTGTATTCTGGATGGTCGCAACATACCCTATGAGAAAGGAGTGGTCGCCATCCTGCCAGAGAATACAGCACATCTAGTCCAAGCAGGCGATGAAGGGCTGTTCCTTCTCGCAAAGTTCATCCCAGCATTATTATAA
- a CDS encoding AraC family transcriptional regulator yields the protein MKNTTALSAIKGMDGVVRIHHNGTTPTEARHLHESLCVGAVLSGTRHIAINNQTFILKSGDVVLLSPGQAHACPDAGHSTYIMFCITAELLNRLGFDCNKLAFPSPRSDDPILFGRIMTLAESIEQAASSLEKDITLLNILEALPLTATSEENTAKQISQQIQLARHHLEKHCTETVRLEDLARKLNISPCRLNRRFTAEVGMPPHEYQSVWRIRRVKSLITTGSGLAEASASAGFSDQSHMTRCFKKIMGITPGKYIQGMHSV from the coding sequence ATGAAAAACACGACCGCACTCTCAGCAATTAAAGGTATGGATGGGGTCGTGCGAATCCATCACAATGGGACCACCCCGACGGAGGCTCGTCATTTGCACGAATCCCTGTGTGTCGGGGCGGTTCTTAGCGGAACCCGACATATTGCCATTAATAATCAAACTTTTATACTCAAATCCGGGGATGTAGTGCTACTTTCTCCGGGCCAGGCGCATGCCTGTCCTGACGCGGGCCACAGCACATATATTATGTTTTGCATAACAGCAGAACTTCTTAACCGGCTAGGATTCGACTGCAATAAATTGGCGTTTCCGTCGCCTCGCTCAGATGACCCGATTCTCTTTGGAAGGATAATGACGCTCGCTGAAAGCATAGAACAAGCTGCCTCGAGTTTGGAAAAAGATATAACTCTTCTCAATATTCTGGAAGCCCTACCTCTGACCGCAACATCAGAAGAAAACACCGCAAAACAAATTTCTCAGCAGATTCAGTTGGCTCGTCACCACCTTGAAAAACATTGCACCGAAACGGTTAGACTCGAAGACCTTGCACGAAAGCTAAATATTAGCCCTTGCCGATTAAACCGTAGATTCACCGCTGAAGTTGGAATGCCCCCTCATGAATACCAAAGCGTATGGCGGATTCGTAGAGTTAAAAGCCTCATAACTACAGGATCTGGCCTAGCGGAAGCTTCTGCCTCAGCCGGATTCTCTGACCAGAGCCATATGACCCGATGCTTCAAGAAAATCATGGGAATAACACCGGGCAAATACATTCAGGGCATGCATAGCGTTTAA
- a CDS encoding radical SAM/SPASM family putative metalloenzyme maturase, whose translation MNNILDKENPKMAKTANAKAQAPFPSKLQVEVTTRCNMSCSMCVKYAPGNDISEADLDLETFKKLKPALEHCEGLVLNGIGEPLLHPQLAEIVAYARKNMPQQSWIGFQTNALLLTEKLANSLVLAGADTFCISVDSLESRDGQSGEIHGQSSVERLARSFALLKNAGKKYDRELNLGVEFVLMKDTVDQLPGVVRWAAQQGSAFMICSNVLAHSEAMQEQSLFNPNPPKTTALFEKWQNHALSLGLDIHDYYNFVWKFLKTPSGKQLTDMVKKMRLDAKKNDIWLHLRSLLEWDKKKHNPTMVAVDEICAQAELQAAELGIELRMPSMMARDDLSCHFMEDGAAFVTSKGDVAPCQFLWHGYSCHLDGSEKLVKPQIFGNLAEADFSEIWRSTKYSGFRNEVLDYSFPYCSNCPIVPCDDITGRSYDFETDCMGAQVPCGHCPWAMGALQCLL comes from the coding sequence ATGAATAATATTTTAGATAAAGAAAATCCCAAAATGGCAAAGACGGCCAACGCCAAAGCGCAGGCACCTTTCCCTTCCAAACTCCAAGTCGAAGTCACTACACGCTGCAATATGAGCTGCTCCATGTGCGTAAAATATGCACCGGGAAATGACATTTCTGAGGCCGACCTTGATTTGGAAACTTTCAAGAAGTTAAAGCCCGCCCTTGAGCATTGCGAAGGGCTTGTTCTGAACGGCATTGGTGAACCCTTGCTACACCCCCAGCTGGCTGAAATAGTCGCATATGCACGAAAAAATATGCCTCAACAGAGCTGGATAGGATTTCAGACAAACGCCTTACTGCTCACGGAAAAACTTGCGAATTCACTAGTTCTAGCCGGTGCGGATACCTTCTGTATATCAGTGGATTCACTTGAGAGCAGAGATGGTCAGTCCGGTGAAATTCACGGTCAGTCAAGCGTTGAAAGGCTTGCACGTAGCTTCGCTCTTCTTAAAAATGCAGGCAAAAAATATGATCGAGAACTTAATCTCGGCGTAGAATTTGTACTGATGAAAGATACTGTTGATCAATTGCCCGGAGTAGTCCGGTGGGCGGCACAACAAGGTTCCGCATTCATGATTTGTTCAAATGTTCTGGCCCATAGTGAAGCCATGCAAGAGCAATCTCTTTTCAATCCCAACCCACCAAAAACCACTGCACTTTTTGAAAAATGGCAGAATCACGCCCTGAGTTTAGGTCTGGACATACATGACTACTATAATTTTGTCTGGAAATTTTTAAAAACTCCGTCCGGCAAGCAGCTTACTGACATGGTTAAAAAAATGAGACTGGATGCTAAAAAAAATGACATCTGGCTTCATTTGCGCAGCCTACTTGAGTGGGACAAAAAAAAGCACAATCCCACCATGGTTGCCGTAGATGAAATTTGCGCACAGGCAGAATTACAGGCAGCGGAACTGGGTATTGAACTTCGCATGCCGTCCATGATGGCAAGAGATGATTTGAGCTGCCATTTTATGGAGGACGGCGCTGCATTTGTTACATCTAAAGGAGATGTAGCTCCTTGTCAGTTTCTATGGCACGGCTATTCCTGCCATCTAGACGGAAGTGAAAAGCTTGTTAAACCTCAGATTTTCGGCAACCTTGCGGAAGCTGATTTCAGCGAAATATGGCGCTCTACCAAGTATTCAGGATTCCGCAACGAAGTGCTCGATTACTCATTTCCATACTGTTCAAACTGCCCGATTGTCCCTTGCGATGATATCACTGGAAGATCCTATGATTTCGAAACGGACTGCATGGGCGCACAGGTTCCCTGCGGACACTGCCCATGGGCTATGGGAGCTCTTCAGTGCCTTCTTTAA
- a CDS encoding glycyl-radical enzyme activating protein, producing the protein MRWKERQHKFSLKDKDKAQLTGLVFDIQRFAVHDGGGIRTLVFLKGCPLKCKWCQNPESMSSKPEIMRIPHHCISCVKCATLCPEQAIEIKEDFKVNIARDKCTYCGECVEKCYAGSMTIVGRYMTVDEVLEEVERDRPFYNTSDGGVTFSGGEPTLQSIFLIKALKEAHNRGLHTAIESCCLCAQDTFAKVMEHTDLVLTDIKHMDSAKHEELTGAPNEQILSNIKMAAEMGKTLRIRIPLIPGCNDSEENIEATAKFVASLGDAVEGLDILPYHRLGEPKWEQLDRKYALSGVIPPDREHVLALKNLVLPHCPNVSVGG; encoded by the coding sequence ATGAGATGGAAAGAACGCCAGCACAAATTTAGTTTGAAAGATAAGGATAAGGCTCAACTCACCGGGTTGGTATTTGATATTCAGCGTTTTGCGGTCCATGATGGCGGCGGCATTCGCACACTGGTGTTTTTGAAGGGGTGTCCCCTAAAGTGCAAGTGGTGTCAGAACCCTGAATCCATGAGCAGTAAACCTGAGATTATGCGTATACCGCATCACTGCATCAGCTGTGTAAAATGTGCGACACTTTGCCCAGAGCAGGCTATAGAAATCAAAGAAGATTTCAAAGTAAATATTGCCAGAGACAAATGCACATATTGCGGTGAATGCGTTGAAAAGTGTTATGCCGGATCAATGACCATTGTAGGTCGTTATATGACTGTTGATGAAGTACTGGAAGAAGTGGAGCGGGATCGCCCATTTTATAATACTTCTGATGGAGGAGTGACTTTCTCTGGTGGAGAACCCACCTTGCAATCAATATTTCTTATCAAGGCTCTGAAAGAAGCTCATAACCGTGGCTTACATACTGCAATTGAAAGTTGCTGTCTCTGCGCTCAGGATACTTTTGCAAAAGTAATGGAGCATACAGATTTAGTACTTACCGATATCAAGCATATGGATTCTGCGAAACATGAAGAGCTCACTGGCGCACCGAATGAACAGATTTTGAGCAATATCAAAATGGCGGCAGAAATGGGTAAAACTCTCCGCATCAGGATTCCGCTTATTCCCGGCTGCAATGATTCTGAGGAAAACATTGAAGCTACAGCAAAATTTGTCGCATCTCTTGGAGACGCAGTCGAAGGTCTTGATATTCTTCCATATCATCGCTTGGGAGAGCCAAAGTGGGAACAGCTTGACCGTAAATATGCTTTGAGCGGGGTCATTCCACCGGACCGTGAGCATGTTCTGGCTCTGAAAAATTTAGTTTTGCCTCACTGCCCAAATGTTTCCGTAGGAGGGTAA
- a CDS encoding glycyl radical protein yields the protein MTKNKPNVQIPKTVGASDRVEKTLDRFLNTAPAICAERAVLITESYKETEGQPMPLRRAKALEKILAGMSIFIQDDEITVGNQCSMPRSAPIFPEFSCKWVEEELDRLEKRTADIFLISEDVKTKLRKAFTYWDGKTVNEIASQLMPEESLEAHNEVVYTVGNYFYNGVGHISADYNKALTLGLNAVINQAEEKLAEIDFSDAAQLNKMHFLKSVVIANKAVIAFAERFADLAEKMGSVCEDSTRKAELNEIARICRKVPAQPAETFQEAMQAFWFIHLIIQIESNGHSISPMRFDQYMNPFLQSDNISVEQAQEMLDMLWVKFSELNKVRDENSTMAFAGYPMFMNLIVGGQKRDGSDATNMMSYLILQASANTKLYAPSLSVRIHEGTPDLLYKKAAELSRMGMGYPAYYNDRVIVPALLARGLEREDARDYGIIGCVEPQVGGKTEGWHDAAFYNMAKIIELCLNDGVDQRTGKQLGPKSGGLKSFKSFEDLMDSYTQQTSHFVKLMAAADNAVDMTHGKHCPLPFLSSLVDDCISEGLSLQEGGAHYNFTGPQGVGVANAGDSLTAIKKLVFDDKALTLEQLQEALANDFEGQEDLRQMLVNRAPKYGNDDDYADEIAKEAALIYCNEVNKYSNPRGGKFQPGLYPASANVPLGSVVMATPDGRKAWSPLADGVSPISGYDSCGPTASVLSVAKLDHEIASNGTLLNQKFHPSAIEGEKGLESLKAVTEAYFQNGGFHVQYNVISRDTLLEAQANPEKHKGLVVRVAGYSAFFTSLDKSLQDDILARTEQNF from the coding sequence ATGACTAAAAACAAACCTAACGTGCAAATTCCAAAAACTGTTGGTGCTTCTGATCGTGTTGAAAAAACCTTAGATCGTTTTTTGAACACTGCTCCGGCGATATGTGCTGAACGTGCTGTGCTAATCACTGAATCCTACAAGGAAACAGAAGGCCAGCCTATGCCTCTTCGCCGCGCCAAAGCTCTGGAAAAAATCCTTGCTGGTATGTCCATCTTCATTCAGGACGATGAAATTACCGTAGGTAACCAGTGTTCCATGCCACGTTCTGCTCCGATCTTTCCTGAGTTTTCTTGCAAGTGGGTTGAAGAGGAGTTGGACCGTCTTGAAAAAAGAACCGCAGATATCTTCCTCATTTCTGAAGATGTAAAAACCAAGCTACGCAAAGCTTTCACTTACTGGGACGGTAAAACCGTTAACGAAATAGCTTCCCAGCTCATGCCCGAGGAATCCCTCGAAGCTCATAACGAAGTTGTCTACACCGTCGGTAACTACTTCTATAATGGAGTAGGTCATATCTCTGCAGATTATAATAAAGCTCTTACTCTCGGACTTAATGCCGTCATAAATCAAGCGGAAGAGAAGCTAGCCGAGATTGATTTCTCCGATGCGGCTCAGCTTAACAAGATGCATTTCCTTAAATCCGTAGTCATCGCAAACAAAGCCGTCATCGCTTTTGCTGAACGCTTCGCTGATCTGGCTGAAAAAATGGGTTCTGTGTGTGAAGATTCCACCCGCAAAGCCGAACTAAATGAAATCGCGCGTATCTGCCGCAAAGTTCCTGCTCAGCCTGCTGAAACATTTCAGGAAGCAATGCAGGCATTCTGGTTCATCCATCTGATAATTCAGATTGAATCAAACGGTCATTCTATCTCACCTATGCGCTTTGACCAATACATGAACCCATTCCTACAGTCAGACAACATTTCTGTTGAGCAGGCTCAGGAAATGCTGGACATGCTCTGGGTTAAATTCTCTGAACTCAACAAAGTGCGTGACGAAAACTCCACCATGGCTTTCGCCGGATATCCAATGTTCATGAACTTGATCGTTGGCGGGCAAAAACGTGATGGTTCAGATGCCACTAACATGATGTCCTACTTAATTCTGCAGGCTAGTGCGAATACCAAGCTCTATGCTCCTTCGCTCTCTGTCCGTATTCATGAAGGAACACCTGACCTTCTTTACAAAAAAGCTGCTGAACTTAGCCGCATGGGCATGGGGTACCCCGCATACTATAATGATAGAGTTATCGTACCTGCACTATTGGCCCGTGGACTTGAGCGTGAAGATGCTCGTGATTACGGTATTATAGGCTGCGTTGAACCTCAGGTTGGCGGAAAAACAGAAGGCTGGCATGACGCTGCATTCTACAACATGGCTAAAATTATTGAGCTTTGTCTTAACGATGGTGTGGATCAGCGCACGGGCAAACAGCTCGGCCCTAAATCGGGCGGTCTGAAAAGCTTTAAATCATTTGAAGATCTTATGGATTCATACACCCAGCAGACTTCCCATTTCGTGAAACTCATGGCTGCTGCCGACAACGCAGTCGACATGACCCATGGCAAACATTGTCCACTTCCATTCCTGTCCTCTCTCGTAGATGACTGTATCTCCGAAGGACTTTCTTTGCAGGAAGGTGGCGCACATTACAACTTCACAGGGCCTCAGGGCGTTGGCGTTGCAAACGCAGGAGACTCTCTCACCGCCATCAAAAAGCTCGTTTTCGATGATAAGGCTCTGACTCTTGAGCAGCTTCAGGAAGCTCTTGCTAACGATTTTGAAGGACAGGAAGATCTGCGCCAGATGTTGGTAAACCGCGCTCCTAAATACGGCAATGATGATGATTACGCTGATGAAATTGCTAAGGAAGCCGCGCTCATTTATTGCAATGAAGTCAACAAATACAGCAACCCTCGTGGTGGTAAATTCCAGCCCGGTCTGTATCCCGCATCTGCAAACGTTCCTTTGGGTTCTGTCGTTATGGCGACTCCAGACGGACGCAAAGCATGGTCGCCGCTGGCAGATGGTGTATCACCTATCTCCGGTTATGATTCCTGCGGTCCTACTGCCTCAGTTTTATCTGTTGCAAAGCTGGATCATGAAATAGCTTCCAATGGAACATTGCTTAACCAGAAATTCCACCCATCCGCCATCGAAGGTGAAAAGGGATTGGAAAGTCTTAAAGCAGTAACCGAAGCGTATTTCCAGAATGGTGGGTTCCATGTGCAGTACAACGTAATAAGTAGGGATACTCTGCTGGAAGCTCAGGCCAATCCTGAAAAGCACAAAGGTCTAGTTGTCCGGGTAGCAGGGTACAGCGCATTCTTTACCTCGCTTGATAAATCACTACAGGACGACATTCTCGCTCGTACTGAACAGAACTTCTAA
- a CDS encoding GlcG/HbpS family heme-binding protein yields the protein MPVTAIIAQQMIAAAVAKADEIGVPMVIAVVDEGGNFVAQLRQDDALIVSIGLSLNKAYTAVAVKIPTETLGSVSQPGGPLYGIHTADNGRIVIFGGGLPIEENGKVIGGIGVSGGSVEQDIACAEAGLAAYCS from the coding sequence ATGCCGGTAACAGCAATAATAGCACAGCAAATGATTGCGGCAGCAGTGGCAAAAGCGGACGAAATAGGGGTCCCAATGGTTATCGCGGTGGTCGACGAGGGAGGCAACTTTGTTGCTCAACTACGTCAGGATGACGCCTTGATCGTCAGCATAGGCCTCTCTTTGAACAAAGCCTACACAGCCGTAGCAGTTAAGATTCCTACCGAAACATTGGGTTCTGTATCTCAGCCTGGCGGTCCTCTATATGGGATTCATACAGCTGATAATGGGCGGATTGTGATCTTCGGCGGAGGTTTGCCTATTGAAGAAAATGGAAAGGTAATTGGCGGAATAGGCGTAAGCGGTGGCAGCGTTGAACAGGACATAGCTTGTGCGGAAGCTGGTCTTGCAGCCTACTGTTCATAA
- a CDS encoding PocR ligand-binding domain-containing protein, protein MDSKKENFKKPVSCSDEVIEELNTLRTRVAELEATQTLCGSFDRGCNLNKSVQAPQNDDKDYRFEDYFDVEAIQQIQDSFSEATNVASIITDLDGRPITKPSRFCRLCNNVIRKTPKGLKNCMRSDASFGTKSPLEPIMRPCLSGGLWDGGTSFYVGDRHIANWIIGQVRCPPINDERIKRYANEIGADEDEFMEALSEVPVMSHDQFLRVCNVLCLIANQISILARKNFLQAQAIDRRKLAEAALRESEDRFRQLSQSTFEAIFIHHEGEILLTNKAGHRMFGYSQEEFAGLNIDDLADPECREEVREHTSKNRKSRFDANFRCRHGKMLICEIQQRDIIFQGEKVGVCAIRDISERVESERQTKEKEQQLIQADKMVSLGVLVSGMAHEINNPNSFITLNLPLMEDIWRDVTPVLEEYYHENGEFLAGGLEYSELRSFMPDLLSRMHEGATRISGIVNSLKDYSRLQPGELMWEVDITDVINNSLRLLENMISQKTVKFEVNLTDSLPSVRGNSQRLSQVLINLLVNSCEALTDRQQGICLSSEHIKAKNMVEIVVSDEGVGIAEEHLEKIMDPFFTTKRKDGGTGLGLSVSSSIVQEHGGELAFTANPGGGTIARLSIPVIVSGDENEHI, encoded by the coding sequence ATGGATTCAAAAAAAGAAAATTTCAAAAAACCAGTTTCCTGCTCTGACGAAGTTATTGAAGAACTCAATACTTTGCGGACGAGAGTCGCGGAACTGGAAGCCACTCAGACTTTATGCGGCAGTTTTGATAGGGGCTGCAATCTTAATAAGTCTGTCCAAGCACCTCAGAATGATGACAAAGATTATCGATTTGAGGATTATTTTGATGTGGAAGCCATCCAGCAGATTCAGGATTCTTTTTCCGAAGCGACCAATGTTGCCTCAATCATTACCGACCTAGATGGCAGGCCTATAACCAAACCCAGTCGCTTTTGCAGACTCTGTAACAACGTCATTAGAAAAACACCTAAAGGCCTTAAGAACTGCATGCGCTCTGATGCTTCTTTCGGCACTAAAAGCCCACTGGAACCTATCATGCGTCCATGTTTAAGCGGCGGGCTATGGGACGGCGGGACTAGTTTTTATGTTGGGGATCGCCATATTGCGAACTGGATTATCGGCCAAGTGCGTTGTCCACCCATCAATGATGAGCGGATAAAAAGATATGCAAATGAAATAGGAGCTGACGAAGATGAATTCATGGAAGCTCTTAGTGAAGTACCGGTTATGTCTCATGACCAGTTCTTGCGAGTCTGCAACGTTCTTTGCCTCATTGCCAACCAGATTTCAATTTTGGCCCGCAAAAACTTTCTGCAAGCTCAGGCCATTGATCGTCGAAAATTAGCAGAAGCCGCACTGCGTGAAAGCGAGGATCGTTTTCGCCAGCTTTCTCAATCTACTTTTGAGGCAATTTTCATCCATCATGAAGGTGAAATACTGCTTACCAATAAAGCCGGACACCGCATGTTCGGATATTCTCAGGAAGAGTTCGCCGGACTGAATATTGATGATCTGGCAGATCCTGAGTGCCGCGAGGAGGTTCGAGAACATACTTCAAAGAACAGGAAATCCCGCTTTGATGCTAACTTCCGTTGTCGGCACGGAAAAATGCTTATTTGCGAAATTCAGCAGCGCGACATTATTTTTCAGGGTGAGAAAGTTGGAGTTTGTGCCATACGCGATATATCTGAACGAGTTGAATCAGAACGGCAAACGAAGGAAAAAGAGCAACAGCTTATTCAAGCTGACAAAATGGTCTCACTAGGTGTTCTGGTTTCAGGGATGGCTCATGAGATCAACAATCCCAATAGTTTCATTACCTTGAACCTTCCTCTTATGGAGGACATTTGGAGAGACGTCACTCCTGTCCTTGAGGAATATTACCATGAGAATGGTGAATTTTTAGCTGGCGGGCTTGAATATTCAGAGCTTCGAAGTTTTATGCCGGACCTTCTTTCCAGAATGCACGAAGGGGCCACACGTATCAGCGGAATAGTGAATAGCCTTAAAGATTACTCTCGTTTGCAGCCCGGGGAATTGATGTGGGAAGTGGATATTACTGATGTCATCAATAACTCATTGCGGTTGCTGGAAAATATGATCAGCCAAAAAACAGTAAAATTTGAAGTCAATCTTACCGATTCACTACCTTCCGTGCGTGGTAATTCACAACGGCTATCACAAGTTCTTATTAATCTGCTTGTCAATTCCTGCGAAGCTCTGACTGATCGCCAACAAGGAATTTGTCTTTCATCTGAGCATATCAAAGCTAAAAATATGGTTGAGATAGTTGTCAGCGATGAAGGTGTGGGAATTGCCGAAGAACACCTTGAAAAAATTATGGATCCATTTTTTACGACCAAACGCAAAGATGGAGGGACCGGACTTGGGCTATCCGTCTCCTCCTCAATAGTTCAAGAACATGGTGGAGAGCTTGCTTTTACAGCAAATCCCGGCGGGGGAACTATCGCCAGACTTTCAATTCCGGTAATCGTAAGTGGGGATGAAAATGAACATATCTAA
- a CDS encoding sigma-54-dependent transcriptional regulator — translation MNISKGLNPRFPLLLVDDEDSWLQSFKATLRSQGIDNVVLLNDGTKVMETLASQMFCAVAVDLMMPGISGEELIPQIVEEYPEVPVLVISGINEIKSVVNCIRKGAFDFIVKTEDRNTLIAGVRHAIEIFELRQENSSLKQRFFKSGPDKPELFSEIITAHKDMISIFKYIEAIAETARPVLITGESGVGKELVARAVHDASGRKGNFVAVNVAGLDDNIFSDTLFGHKKGAFTGAAESRLGLIEKAKNGTLFLDEIGDLAPTSQTKLLRLLQEHEFMPLGSDMAKRSSARVITATHQSITKMQDQGKFRKDLFFRLRGHMLQIPPLRERIEDLPLLISHFVNEVQTDTGMDVNVDVHDIAAFLNNYSFPGNVRELQHLIHDASSICGQSELKQKHFRKLMEIPGDSFSGESLHDSGESVSFGARLPTLNEMRTKLIDEALRRTNGNQSSAAQLIGVTRQAVSKYLKKNG, via the coding sequence ATGAACATATCTAAAGGACTTAATCCAAGGTTTCCTCTTTTATTAGTGGATGATGAGGATTCATGGCTGCAAAGCTTCAAGGCCACTTTACGCTCGCAGGGCATAGATAATGTTGTACTTCTAAATGACGGAACCAAGGTTATGGAGACCTTAGCTAGTCAGATGTTTTGCGCTGTTGCGGTTGACCTGATGATGCCGGGAATTTCTGGCGAAGAACTTATACCGCAGATAGTAGAAGAGTACCCAGAAGTTCCAGTGCTAGTCATTTCGGGAATCAATGAAATAAAGTCCGTGGTCAACTGCATCCGCAAAGGAGCATTTGATTTCATTGTTAAAACAGAGGACCGCAATACTTTGATTGCCGGAGTGCGTCATGCGATTGAAATATTCGAATTGCGGCAGGAAAACTCTTCTCTGAAACAAAGATTTTTCAAATCCGGACCGGATAAGCCAGAGCTGTTTTCAGAAATCATTACGGCTCACAAGGATATGATTTCCATCTTTAAATATATCGAGGCCATAGCAGAAACAGCAAGACCTGTGCTCATCACCGGAGAGTCCGGTGTGGGTAAGGAACTGGTGGCTCGGGCAGTGCACGATGCCAGCGGCCGCAAAGGTAACTTTGTTGCTGTAAATGTTGCGGGACTGGACGATAATATTTTTTCCGACACTTTATTCGGACACAAAAAAGGAGCCTTTACCGGAGCGGCCGAATCCCGCCTCGGTTTGATTGAGAAAGCCAAAAACGGCACCTTATTCCTTGATGAGATAGGCGACCTCGCCCCAACATCCCAGACCAAACTTTTACGCCTGCTTCAGGAACATGAGTTTATGCCTCTCGGATCTGATATGGCTAAACGTTCCAGTGCACGAGTCATTACAGCCACCCACCAGTCCATCACCAAAATGCAGGATCAGGGCAAGTTCCGCAAAGATCTCTTTTTTAGGCTCAGGGGCCATATGCTGCAAATTCCTCCGCTACGGGAGCGCATAGAGGATTTGCCTCTTTTAATTTCTCACTTTGTGAATGAGGTACAAACTGATACTGGAATGGATGTAAATGTAGATGTTCATGACATTGCCGCTTTTCTGAATAACTATTCATTTCCGGGAAACGTCAGAGAATTGCAGCATTTAATTCATGATGCGTCCAGCATATGCGGTCAAAGTGAATTGAAACAAAAACATTTTAGGAAGCTGATGGAAATTCCCGGAGACTCATTTTCAGGAGAATCTCTGCATGATTCGGGAGAGAGTGTATCGTTTGGCGCTAGACTGCCGACTCTGAATGAAATGCGCACCAAACTTATAGATGAAGCCTTGCGACGCACCAATGGCAATCAATCTTCAGCCGCGCAATTGATCGGAGTGACAAGGCAGGCTGTTAGCAAATATTTAAAAAAGAATGGGTAG
- a CDS encoding substrate-binding periplasmic protein, whose product MKRTVSIIFILALSFLMSTIAQAQNDVLRVGFSEHPPWKILEEDGIPKGIDTTLLRLLADRMNLRLEFIVYPYTRSLKLMESGKLDIMTGVLKRPDREKYLYFISPPYKNHSNKTFFVLKGQESSIKSYEDLYQMRIGTGHGSKYFPQFDNDKRITKDVVHDAELSIKMLIAHRINAFIMTESSGDYRIEKLGLSDKIGKAEYGYKEKQNVYMVLSKRSKHTGRLEEFNHHMSELIENGTYDKIKLQFFEQMKAE is encoded by the coding sequence ATGAAACGGACAGTATCCATCATCTTTATACTCGCTCTATCTTTTCTTATGTCAACCATAGCTCAAGCACAAAATGATGTATTGCGCGTTGGCTTCAGCGAACATCCTCCGTGGAAAATACTCGAAGAAGATGGAATACCAAAAGGCATAGATACGACTCTGCTTCGCCTTCTCGCCGATCGCATGAACCTACGACTTGAGTTTATCGTTTATCCCTATACACGTAGCCTCAAGCTGATGGAATCAGGTAAATTAGATATAATGACTGGCGTGTTAAAACGACCTGATCGAGAAAAGTATCTCTATTTCATCTCCCCTCCGTATAAGAACCACTCCAACAAGACATTTTTTGTACTTAAGGGCCAAGAAAGCAGTATCAAAAGCTATGAAGACCTCTACCAAATGAGAATCGGAACCGGGCATGGGTCCAAGTACTTCCCACAATTTGATAATGACAAGAGAATTACAAAGGATGTGGTGCATGACGCTGAGTTAAGTATCAAGATGCTCATTGCCCACAGAATAAACGCCTTTATTATGACTGAATCCTCCGGTGACTATCGCATCGAGAAGCTTGGACTATCAGACAAAATAGGCAAAGCAGAATACGGCTACAAAGAAAAGCAAAATGTTTACATGGTGTTGTCCAAAAGATCCAAACATACTGGACGTCTGGAGGAATTCAATCACCATATGTCCGAATTAATTGAGAACGGCACTTACGATAAGATCAAGCTACAATTCTTTGAACAGATGAAAGCTGAATAA